The following proteins are co-located in the Purpureocillium takamizusanense chromosome 10, complete sequence genome:
- a CDS encoding uncharacterized protein (EggNog:ENOG503P5AS), with amino-acid sequence MGKEEEAQVRSWGFDHAFTWTDGPNAHYAPHAHAGKTTHHILAGDMTLWYPREEEGEEKKKKKRGKEAENEEDGAMAAAAAAPVHQGVTYGVGARVDVDAGRVHEVRMGPRGCTYVVGE; translated from the exons ATGGgcaaggaagaagaagcgcaggTCCGCTCTTGGGGCTTCGACCACGCCTTTACCTGGACCGACGGGCC CAACGCGCACTACGCCCCGCACGCACACGCGGGGAAGACGACGCACCacatcctcgccggcgacatGACGCTGTGGTACccgcgcgaggaggagggggaggaaaagaagaagaagaagagggggaAGGAAGCGGAGAACGAGGAGGATggggcaatggcggcggcggcggcggcaccggtTCACCAAGGGGTCACGTACGgggtcggcgcgcgcgtcgatgtcgatgccgGGAGGGTGCATGAGGTGCGGATGGGCCCTCGCGGGTGCACGTATGTGGTTGGGGAGTGA
- a CDS encoding uncharacterized protein (EggNog:ENOG503NZZH~CAZy:GH35~COG:G): protein MRALLLTELAYSYMARVCGIIAKHQITNGGPVVLFQPENEYSYGYKIPFPNGKYMQYVIDQARRAGIVMPMINNDVGPYGYYAPGSGTGQMDIYGHDNYPLGFDCDKPSDWPAGKLPTDLHQRHVKQSPTTPYAIIEFQGGSYDPWGGSGVDQCAALVNHEFARVFNKNNLAAGVTIFSQYMVYGGTNWGNLGHPGGYTSYDYGAAIKENRVIDREKYSELKLQGEFLKVSPNYLLTVPGDLSTTSYSDNAAIAITPLTADKTGGFFVSRHADYSSTDSVSYKLKLPTSAGVVTIPQIGNSTLTLGRRDSKVHVTDYVVGPDHKLLYSSCEILTWKKFGNKTLLIMYGGPNETHEFAYDGIPPSSQSDASSVTVRVSGGKTLVQWHTAPQRQSVNIGSLTVYLIDRNAAYDYWVPVLPANGSAYGSSVMNPEAVIINGGYLVRSVSVDGATLNVKADFNKTTEMEVIGAPSGTSELRVNSKVTQYTNNSLGNWVAKITVNAPSFPIPDLDHVEWHKIDSLPEIQPGYDDSHWPTADHTSSNNTVEPLKTPVSLYGSDYGFNTGTLVFRGHFAASGAETQLKLTTKGGSAYSYAVWLNGTFLGSYRNDEASDYNDGAFSLGASLIAGTSYVLTIVVDNMGLNEDLNSGTDDMKSPRGILNYELVSSDSNSNSSGATTKISPWKITGNLGGESYSDRFRGPLNEGGLFFERQGYHYPYPPLDKFSSNGQGSRPMDGLDRPGLAFYTTLVTLNLPADEYDIPLSIAFGKSDDANAKAYRAILYVNGFQFGKYASNIGPQTEFPVPEGILNHRGDNWIGVAVWALEEGGAKVPILKIKASTPVLTGRETVHLVRGPKYTTRESAY from the exons ATGCGCGCTTTATTACTGACCGAACTTGCCTACAGCTATATGGCGCGCGTTtgcggcatcatcgccaagcACCAAATCACCAACGGGGGTCCTGTCGTGCTCTTCCAACCGGAAAATGAGTACAGCTACGGCTACAAGATCCCGTTTCCGAATGGCAAGTACATGCAGTACGTGATCGATCAGGCTCGGAGAGCGGGGATCGTCATGCCAATGATCAACAACGACGTTGGTCCGTACGGTTACTACGCGCCGGGAAGTGGCACGGGCCAGATGGACATCTAT GGTCATGACAATTACCCTCTTGGGTTCGACTGT GACAAACCGTCCGATTGGCCGGCAGGGAAGTTGCCAACAGACCTGCACCAACGGCACGTCAAGCAAAGCCCAACGACACCGTATGCCATCATCGAG TTTCAAGGAGGCTCTTACGACCCGTGGGGCGGGTCTGGGGTTGACCAGTGTGCGGCCCTCGTCAATCACGAGTTTGCCCGCGTCTTCAATAAGAACAATCTCGCTGCCGGAGTGACCATCTTCAGCCAATACATG GTCTACGGCGGGACGAACTGGGGTAACCTCGGACACCCGGGTGGCTACACGTCCTACGATTATGGAGCT GCCATCAAGGAAAACCGAGTCATCGACAGAGAAAAGTACTCGGAGCTCAAGCTCCAGGGCGAGTTTCTCAAAGTGTCCCCCAATTATCTCCTCACCGTTCCGGGAGACCTTAGCACCACATCCTATAGCGACAACGCCGCGATCGCCATTACGCCGCTCACCGCAGACAAGACTGGCGGTTTCTTTGTCTCTCGTCATGCCGACTATTCGAGCACGGATTCAGTCTCGTATAAGCTCAAGCTCCCCACAtcggccggcgtcgtcacTATCCCGCAGATTGGCAACTCGACGCTCACGCTAGGCCGGCGCGACTCCAAGGTCCACGTCACAGATTATGTTGTTGGACCTGACCATAAGCTGCTCTATTCGTCATGCGAGATTCTCACATGGAAGAAATTTGGGAACAAGACTCTGCTCATCATGTACGGTGGACCCAACGAAACACATGAATTTGCATACGACGGTATTCCTCCCTCTAGTCAGAGCGATGCCAGCAGCGTCACCGTCCGTGTATCAGGCGGCAAAACGTTGGTCCAGTGGCACACGGCACCACAGCGACAGTCTGTCAACATTGGTAGTCTCACGGTCTATCTCATTG ATCGCAATGCGGCGTATGACTACTGGGTTCCCGTGCTGCCCGCCAACGGGAGCGCATATGGCAGCTCCGTCATGAATCCTGAAGCCGTCATCATTAATGGCGGCTACCTCGTTCGCTCCGTttccgtcgacggcgccacgCTCAACGTAAAGGCAGATTTTAATAAGACGACTGAGATGGAGGTGATTGGGGCGCCGAGCGGCACGTCCGAGCTGCGCGTGAACAGCAAGGTGACGCAGTACACGAACAATTCCTTGGGAAACTGGGTTGCGAAAATCACCGTGAACGCCCCGTCGTTCCCGATCCCCGATCTCGACCACGTGGAGTGGCACAAGATTGACTCCCTGCCCGAGATACAACCCGGCTACGACGACTCGCACTGGCCCACGGCAGACCACACGTCGAGCAACAACACAGTCGAGCCGCTCAAGACACCCGTCTCCCTGTATGGCTCCGACTACGGCTTCAACACGGGAACGCTTGTCTTCCGGGGCCActtcgccgccagcggcgccgagacgcaGCTCAAGCTCACGaccaagggcggcagcgcctaCTCGTACGCCGTGTGGCTTAACGGCACCTTCCTCGGCTCGTACAGGAACGACGAGGCCTCGGACTACAACGACGGCGCCTTTTCCCTCGGGGCCAGCCTCATCGCCGGGACTAGCTACGtcctcaccatcgtcgtcgacaacatGGGCCTCAACGAGGACCTCAACTCGGGCACGGACGATATGAAATCCCCGCGCGGCATCCTCAACTACGAGCTCGTCTCCTCagacagcaacagcaacagcagcggcgcgacAACGAAGATATCTCCCTGGAAGATTACGGGcaacctcggcggcgagtcgtACAGCGACCGCTTCCGCGGACCCCTcaacgagggcggcctcttcTTCGAGCGCCAGGGCTACCACTACCCCTACCCGCCCCTTGACAAGTTCTCCTCCAAcggccagggcagccgcCCCAtggacggcctcgacagGCCCGGCCTCGCCTTCTACACCACCCTCGTCACCCTCAacctccccgccgacgagtaCGACATCCCCCTGTCCATTGCATTTGGCaagagcgacgacgccaacgcaAAGGCTTACCGCGCCATCCTCTACGTCAACGGCTTCCAGTTTGGCAAGTACGCATCCAACATCGGTCCCCAGACCGAGTTCCCCGTTCCCGAGGGCATCCTCAACCACCGCGGCGACAACTGGattggcgtcgccgtctgggcTCTCGAGGAGGGTGGCGCCAAGGTTCCCATCCTCAAGATCAAGGCTAGCACTCCCGTCTTGACCGGTAGGGAGACGGTCCATCTGGTTCGCGGGCCAAAGTACACCACACGCGAGAGTGCATATTGA
- a CDS encoding uncharacterized protein (EggNog:ENOG503P5I9), which yields MSASKNSDAMTAAQGEFRSKYERGTKVGKDHLPEFHAETHLPGTAPASRTFQPRPVNETVPSGGGASVPTAASDTPPGATSAGVHRGLGHPGQGMTSQELHGGKRSRDGAGLEGVGINSTDPAHERGFDRDYETGYRGKAREDYPGAEDRLPTSAEEVASERL from the exons ATGTCAGCAAGCAAGAACTCCGacgccatgacggccgcgCAGGGCGAGTTCAGGAGCAAG TACGAACGCGGCACAAAGGTCGGCAAGGACCACCTGCCAGAATTCCACGCCGAAACCCACCTCCCGggcaccgcgccggcgagccggACCTTCCAGCCGCGGCCGGTCAACGAGACGGTGCCATCGGGAGGTGGCGCCTCCGtaccgacggcggcgtcggacaCGCCGCCGGGGGCAACATCCGCGGGCGTGCACCGGGGGCTCGGCCACCCGGGCCAAGGCATGACGAGTCAGGAACTGCACGGAGGCAAGCGGAGCAGGGACGGCGCggggctcgagggcgtcggcatcaACTCCACGGACCCGGCGCACGAGCGCGGCTTCGACAGGGACTACGAGACCGGGTACCGCGGCAAAGCGAGAGAGGATTACCCCGGTGCGGAGGATAGACTACCGACATcggcggaggaggtggcCAGCGAGCGGCTTTGA
- a CDS encoding uncharacterized protein (EggNog:ENOG503P8J7), with the protein MGNSTSSEASRKAPQKLSKPRPPGHVSATDFLSPSSLSASSGDRYCESYLAGSRVLSVEDFPSYTHDPIAARKDAFRTSSGHLSNSTPGLGAIDVGESTQVRDPQTQQRGRSSGVSRSDTTRQPDRPKSMVVDRSAVQPVARAASRRRHVRSSPDPLPAGAHYLDHLQLMVLHNVQSAVSVPTCESIASQDPSCQSTRPEDHDSGEVPRHGHEALPSIPVRRRSLIQTPGLATRVARESPRVLTKTKIERRHTIIETEALHVPTPRVDKYLSLTSHLHDGEPGERAVTPCEADYQQLGGMKFGTLRIMNGSPAISPGSEPVENEETCEIYSEGSFGQARVSTLEPSWPLRAPTAPPVRQQRDDSAETLEVGISQMLGCAVKTVTPATALTSHPINVAHVSNSWQAAEQSEREWHATPYFASQDPDAFTPDGTDDLDYLSPEVFNVRLDPNAKSSSTSKLPIPSMDERRSVTRSDSGFVSASTSSSSSSRAAVSNADSGYSSSFSLRSLRSSTKSQDRETAHAVSPGSPHKAGPMRSLTERSKRPNLKSSRGSSDLVVARDKTRRLIKADKNGSLPKSPHAAHVRSTSLEAATTSSDARHEAKQHVLRRFGQPRRQNVQTAYTSHDLYDSIPAVPSDIQESLHEHNGLFPTASKRVALRVESSQETLKTIVSMDSLCVGEQTAAASKSTSKDLPATNTHNQQSISQVDLGPNRAAGQSIRRKPVGSGVQHHAASTTSGKTQPRYGRDDPAHLLSSRASAPDLPRTGARPLVTPRDRTQNDKKSPPISLRSGTFRPSLPPPSHNLGHPKSTPSLSQANSQDSLRRHRKDPSQSQPEGQSLAGSSHHQTRHSYSGTRRPPPQVYRDSLLRHRSGSAPRYDDNGQQYRILHSYNSPAYKNSPIWG; encoded by the exons ATGGGCAACTCCACGTCGTCCGAGGCGTCGCGCAAGGCGCCCCAGAAGCTCTCCAAGCCGCGACCACCAGGCCATGTCTCAGCAACCGACTTCTTGAGCCCGAGCAGCCTGTCTGCTTCCAGCGGCGACCGATACTGCGAGAGCTACCTCGCCGGATCCCGTGTGCTCTCCGTCGAGGACTTTCCCTCCTATACCCACGACCCTATCGCGGCCCGCAAGGATGCGTTCCGGACCTCTTCAGGTCATCTGTCGAATTCAACGCCAGGGCTCGGCGCAATCGATGTTGGCGAGTCGACGCAGGTACGGGACCCGCAGACGCAACAAAGAGGACGGAGCAGCGGTGTGTCTCGCTCCGACACAACCAGGCAGCCCGACCGGCCCAAGTCCATGGTGGTTGACAGAAGCGCGGTGCAGCCCGTGGCTCGCGCTGCCAG CAGGCGACGACATGTGCGATCAAGCCCAGACCCTCTGCCGGCTGGGGCACATTACCTGGATCACTTGCAGCTTATGGTCCTGCACAACGTTCAGTCGGCAGTTTCGGTCCCAACGTGTGAGTCGATTGCCTCACAAGACCCCTCATGTCAATCCACTCGCCCGGAAGACCACGACAGCGGTGAAGTCCCGCGCCACGGGCATGAAGCACTGCCGTCCATACCAGTGCGTCGACGCTCGCTCATTCAAACGCCGGGCCTCGCCACTCGCGTCGCTCGAGAGTCTCCGCGAGTCCTGACCAAGACGAAAATTGAACGACGACACACAATTATTGAGACAGAGGCGCTCCATGTGCCCACGCCACGTGTCGACAAGTATCTCTCGTTGACTTCTCACCTACACGATGGGGAGCCTGGAGAACGCGCCGTCACGCCATGTGAAGCAGATTACCAACAACTTGGGGGTATGAAGTTTGGAACATTGCGCATCATGAACGGCTCACCCGCCATCAGCCCCGGTTCAGAACCCGTCGAAAATGAGGAGACTTGCGAAATCTATTCAGAAGGATCGTTTGGGCAAGCCCGTGTCAGCACTCTAGAACCTTCGTGGCCATTGCGTGCACCTACGGCACCACCTGTACGCCAACAGCGAGACGACTCAGCTGAAACTCTAGAGGTGGGAATTTCTCAGATGCTTGGCTGCGCCGTGAAGACGGTCACACCCGCCACCGCTCTCACTTCTCACCCCATCAATGTCGCGCATGTGTCCAATTCATGGCAAGCAGCGGAACAGTCAGAGCGCGAATGGCATGCCACGCCGTACTTTGCTAGCCAAGACCCAGATGCGTTCACGCcggacggcaccgacgacttGGACTACCTATCGCCAGAGGTCTTCAATGTGAGATTGGATCCCAACGCCAAGTCAAGCAGTACCTCCAAATTACCTATCCCGAGCATGGACGAACGTCGCTCCGTGACTAGGTCGGATAGCGGTTTCGTGTCAGCCTCtacctcgtcgtcttccagcTCTCGTGCGGCGGTCTCCAACGCCGACAGTGGTTATAGTTCCAGTTTCTCATTGCGGTCACTCCGTTCGAGCACGAAAAGTCAAGATCGGGAAACAGCACATGCTGTCAGCCCTGGCAGCCCTCACAAGGCCGGACCTATGCGGTCCCTTACAGAGAGATCTAAAAGGCCAAATCTGAAGTCGTCTCGAGGTTCCTCGGATCTTGTTGTGGCGCGAGACAAAACTCGTCGGCTAATAAAGGCAGACAAGAACGGGAGTCTGCCCAAGTCGCCTCATGCAGCTCATGTTCGCTCAACATCCCTGGAGGCagcgacgacatcatccgacgcccgccacgaGGCCAAGCAGCATGTGTTGCGTAGATTTGGCCAGCCGAGGAGGCAGAACGTCCAAACAGCCTACACATCCCATGACTTATACGATTCCATCCCTGCGGTACCCTCGGACATTCAGGAGAGTCTTCACGAACACAATGGCCTCTTTCCAACGGCGTCGAAGCGCGTCGCTTTGCGGGTGGAGTCCAGTCAGGAGACTCTGAAGACTATTGTGAGCATGGACAGCCTGTGTGTCGgggagcagacggcggcggcatcgaaaTCCACTTCTAAAGACTTGCCTGCTACGAACACGCATAATCAGCAATCAATTTCTCAGGTTGACCTTGGCCCAAATCGCGCGGCAGGACAATCCATCAGGCGAAAGCCCGTCGGCTCAGGAGTACAGCACCACgccgcatcgacgacatccggGAAAACCCAACCTCGTTACGGTCGTGATGATCCCGCGCACTTGCTCAGTAGCCGCGCATCAGCGCCGGACCTACCCAGAACTGGTGCTCGGCCGTTGGTGACACCTAGGGACCGAACACAAAACGATAAGAAGTCGCCACCCATCTCTCTACGCTCTGGCACCTTCAGACCTTCTCTGCCACCACCTTCACACAATTTGGGTCATCCAAAGTCCACACCCTCCTTGTCGCAAGCCAACAGCCAGGACAGCCTGCGACGTCATCGCAAAGATCCGTCACAGTCACAGCCTGAAGGCCAGTCTCTCGCGGGGTCGTCGCACCACCAGACACGACATAGTTATTCAGGGACAagacggccgcctcctcaAGTGTATCGAGACTCGCTGCTGCGTCACCGGAGCGGCAGCGCACCCCGATACGACGACAATGGTCAACAATACCGCATCCTTCACAGCTACAATTCCCCGGCATACAAAAATTCTCCCATTTGGGGCTAG
- a CDS encoding uncharacterized protein (COG:G~MEROPS:MER0005900~EggNog:ENOG503NYXT) — protein MTPNLVTIHAGLLFDPHSKSFRKNLSIRVDTETGAVADVFERDGSADRPIMSSDIDLRAKVVMPGFVDAHTHIFLHSYEERPAQEQMRDESIVERTVRATNHVRLALLSGYTTYRDLGSEGMGSFDANLRDTINRGLIPGPRLFVATHALTSTGSYEMRTENAANGVAGPTISDSCDGPTGVRRAVRRRVADGADVIKFYADYRRKIMRFPPLQTHPYIGGMRFPPKAANPQVVMFTQEEMDCIVDEARLAGLPVACHAGTARGAIMAAKAGVTSIEHGSEGGDELLRELRRHDTILVPTLAATEAIRKDQVEAAQQLAKRAFDMGVRLAAGGDTGTFNHGQGVREMELLIDAGIPVEDVLEACMLGGWEACGGDACGFRFGWLAKGTRADVIALDTDPREDKQALRKVSFVMKDGKVWQHAGVPVGVIESMTQEPEQDDPTWQLI, from the exons atgaCCCCCAATCTCGTCACCATTCACGCAGGTCTCCTCTTTGATCCCCATAGCAAGTCCTTCAGGAAGAATCTGTCGATACGGGTCGATACTGAGAcgggtgccgtcgccgatgtCTTTGAGCGAGACGGCTCTGCTGACAGGCCCATTATGAGCAGCGACATAGACCTTCGAGCCAAGGTCGTCATGCCAGGCTTCGTCGATGCGCACACCCATATTTTCCTCCATTCTTACGA GGAGCGCCCAGCTCAAGAGCAGATGCGCGACGAGAGCATTGTTGAGCGCACGGTCCGCGCGACCAACCACGTGCGTCTCGCGCTCCTTTCTGGATACACCACCTATCGTGATCTGGGGTCCGAGGGTATGGGCTCGTTCGACGCCAATCTCAGGGACACTATCAATCGCGGGCTCATACCGGGTCCGCGACTCTTCGTCGCGACGCACGCGCTGACCAGCACTGGCTCCTATGAGATGCGCACCGAAAACGCAGCCAATGGCGTAGCTGGGCCGACCATATCCGACTCATGTGATGGGCCGACTGGCGTCCGGAGAGCAGTACGCAGAAGGgttgccgacggcgccgacgtcatcaAGTTCTACGCCGACTATAGGAGGAAGATCATGAGATTCCCACCCTTGCAGACTCATCCATACATTGGTGGCATGCGCTTCCCACCCAAAGCTGCGAACCCTCAGGTCGTCATGTTCACGCAGGAGGAGATGGATtgcatcgtcgacgaagcgAGGCTTGCTGGCCTTCCCGTGGCTTGCCATGCAGGAACTGCCAGGGGTGCCATCATGGCTGCCAAGGCTGGCGTTACATCGATAGAGCACGGATCGGAGGGCGGTGACGAACTGCTCAGGGAGCTAAGGAGGCATGACACCATTCTGGTACCGACTCTTGCAGCCACCGAAGCCATCCGCAAGGACCAGGTGGAGGCGGCCCAACAACTAGCCAAACGCGCATTTGACATGGGCGTCCGcttggctgctggcggcgacacTGGCACGTTCAACCACGGACAGGGTGTCAGAGAGATGGAGCTCCTGATTGATGCGGGAATCCCCGTAGAGGACGTTCTAGAAGCGTGCATGCTGGGCGGATGGGAAGCctgcggcggtgatgccTGCGGTTTTCGCTTCGGATGGCTTGCAAAGGGCACCCGCGCCGACGTGATCGCCCTGGACACAGACCCGCGTGAGGACAAGCAGGCGCTGCGAAAAGTGAGCTTCGTGATGAAGGATGGCAAGGTCTGGCAACATGCGGGCGTTCCCGTCGGCGTTATCGAGTCGATGACACAGGAGCCGGAACAAGACGACCCGACGTGGCAGCTAATCTAA
- a CDS encoding uncharacterized protein (SECRETED:SignalP(1-19~SECRETED:cutsite=ANA-LG~SECRETED:prob=0.4552)~EggNog:ENOG503NZZH~CAZy:GH35~COG:G) produces MMKSSAALCAALALAAANALGLSDPGGRPYQIISEPEKRALQDIVTWDEHSLFIRGERAMMFSGEYHPFRQPVPSLHLDVLHKIKAMGFNMVSFYVDWALLEGKRGEFRAEDIHDLEPFFEAAKQAGIYLLARPGPYINAEVSGGGFPGWLQRNTGVLRTDSGDFLGSTDNYMARVCGIIAKHQITNGGPVVLFQPENEYSYGYKIPFPNGKYMQYVIDQARRAGIVMPMINNDVGPYGYYAPGSGTGQMDIYGHDNYPLGFDCDKPSDWPAGKLPTDLHQRHVKQSPTTPYAIIEFQGGSYDPWGGSGVDQCAALVNHEFARVFNKNNLAAGVTIFSQYMVYGGTNWGNLGHPGGYTSYDYGAAIKENRVIDREKYSELKLQGEFLKVSPNYLLTVPGDLSTTSYSDNAAIAITPLTADKTGGFFVSRHADYSSTDSVSYKLKLPTSAGVVTIPQIGNSTLTLGRRDSKVHVTDYVVGPDHKLLYSSCEILTWKKFGNKTLLIMYGGPNETHEFAYDGIPPSSQSDASSVTVRVSGGKTLVQWHTAPQRQSVNIGSLTVYLIDRNAAYDYWVPVLPANGSAYGSSVMNPEAVIINGGYLVRSVSVDGATLNVKADFNKTTEMEVIGAPSGTSELRVNSKVTQYTNNSLGNWVAKITVNAPSFPIPDLDHVEWHKIDSLPEIQPGYDDSHWPTADHTSSNNTVEPLKTPVSLYGSDYGFNTGTLVFRGHFAASGAETQLKLTTKGGSAYSYAVWLNGTFLGSYRNDEASDYNDGAFSLGASLIAGTSYVLTIVVDNMGLNEDLNSGTDDMKSPRGILNYELVSSDSNSNSSGATTKISPWKITGNLGGESYSDRFRGPLNEGGLFFERQGYHYPYPPLDKFSSNGQGSRPMDGLDRPGLAFYTTLVTLNLPADEYDIPLSIAFGKSDDANAKAYRAILYVNGFQFGKYASNIGPQTEFPVPEGILNHRGDNWIGVAVWALEEGGAKVPILKIKASTPVLTGRETVHLVRGPKYTTRESAY; encoded by the exons ATGATGAAATCGTCTGCGGCGCTCTGCGcagcgctggcgctggcggctgcGAACGCACTCGGCCTGTCTGACCCAGGCGGCAGGCCGTATCAAATCATCAGCGAGCCGGAGAAGCGGGCGCTTCAGGACATCGTCACCTGGGATGAGCACTCTCTATTCATCCGCGGCGAGCGCGCAATGATGTTCTCAGGCGAGTACCATCCGTTTCGCCAACCGGTACCATCGCTCCACCTGGACGTCCTGCacaagatcaaggccatgggcTTCAACATGGTGTCGTTTTACGTTGACTGGGCGCTTCTTGAGGGCAAGCGAGGCGAGTTCCGTGCCGAAGACATCCACGACCTGGAGCCGTTcttcgaggcggccaagcaggcGGGCATCtacctcctcgcccgccccggacCGTACATCAACGCAGAAGTGAGCGGCGGAGGGTTTCCCGGCTGGCTGCAGAGGAATACCGGCGTCCTCAGGACAGACTCGGGCGACTTCCTCGGCTCTACTGACAA CTATATGGCGCGCGTTtgcggcatcatcgccaagcACCAAATCACCAACGGGGGTCCTGTCGTGCTCTTCCAACCGGAAAATGAGTACAGCTACGGCTACAAGATCCCGTTTCCGAATGGCAAGTACATGCAGTACGTGATCGATCAGGCTCGGAGAGCGGGGATCGTCATGCCAATGATCAACAACGACGTTGGTCCGTACGGTTACTACGCGCCGGGAAGTGGCACGGGCCAGATGGACATCTAT GGTCATGACAATTACCCTCTTGGGTTCGACTGT GACAAACCGTCCGATTGGCCGGCAGGGAAGTTGCCAACAGACCTGCACCAACGGCACGTCAAGCAAAGCCCAACGACACCGTATGCCATCATCGAG TTTCAAGGAGGCTCTTACGACCCGTGGGGCGGGTCTGGGGTTGACCAGTGTGCGGCCCTCGTCAATCACGAGTTTGCCCGCGTCTTCAATAAGAACAATCTCGCTGCCGGAGTGACCATCTTCAGCCAATACATG GTCTACGGCGGGACGAACTGGGGTAACCTCGGACACCCGGGTGGCTACACGTCCTACGATTATGGAGCT GCCATCAAGGAAAACCGAGTCATCGACAGAGAAAAGTACTCGGAGCTCAAGCTCCAGGGCGAGTTTCTCAAAGTGTCCCCCAATTATCTCCTCACCGTTCCGGGAGACCTTAGCACCACATCCTATAGCGACAACGCCGCGATCGCCATTACGCCGCTCACCGCAGACAAGACTGGCGGTTTCTTTGTCTCTCGTCATGCCGACTATTCGAGCACGGATTCAGTCTCGTATAAGCTCAAGCTCCCCACAtcggccggcgtcgtcacTATCCCGCAGATTGGCAACTCGACGCTCACGCTAGGCCGGCGCGACTCCAAGGTCCACGTCACAGATTATGTTGTTGGACCTGACCATAAGCTGCTCTATTCGTCATGCGAGATTCTCACATGGAAGAAATTTGGGAACAAGACTCTGCTCATCATGTACGGTGGACCCAACGAAACACATGAATTTGCATACGACGGTATTCCTCCCTCTAGTCAGAGCGATGCCAGCAGCGTCACCGTCCGTGTATCAGGCGGCAAAACGTTGGTCCAGTGGCACACGGCACCACAGCGACAGTCTGTCAACATTGGTAGTCTCACGGTCTATCTCATTG ATCGCAATGCGGCGTATGACTACTGGGTTCCCGTGCTGCCCGCCAACGGGAGCGCATATGGCAGCTCCGTCATGAATCCTGAAGCCGTCATCATTAATGGCGGCTACCTCGTTCGCTCCGTttccgtcgacggcgccacgCTCAACGTAAAGGCAGATTTTAATAAGACGACTGAGATGGAGGTGATTGGGGCGCCGAGCGGCACGTCCGAGCTGCGCGTGAACAGCAAGGTGACGCAGTACACGAACAATTCCTTGGGAAACTGGGTTGCGAAAATCACCGTGAACGCCCCGTCGTTCCCGATCCCCGATCTCGACCACGTGGAGTGGCACAAGATTGACTCCCTGCCCGAGATACAACCCGGCTACGACGACTCGCACTGGCCCACGGCAGACCACACGTCGAGCAACAACACAGTCGAGCCGCTCAAGACACCCGTCTCCCTGTATGGCTCCGACTACGGCTTCAACACGGGAACGCTTGTCTTCCGGGGCCActtcgccgccagcggcgccgagacgcaGCTCAAGCTCACGaccaagggcggcagcgcctaCTCGTACGCCGTGTGGCTTAACGGCACCTTCCTCGGCTCGTACAGGAACGACGAGGCCTCGGACTACAACGACGGCGCCTTTTCCCTCGGGGCCAGCCTCATCGCCGGGACTAGCTACGtcctcaccatcgtcgtcgacaacatGGGCCTCAACGAGGACCTCAACTCGGGCACGGACGATATGAAATCCCCGCGCGGCATCCTCAACTACGAGCTCGTCTCCTCagacagcaacagcaacagcagcggcgcgacAACGAAGATATCTCCCTGGAAGATTACGGGcaacctcggcggcgagtcgtACAGCGACCGCTTCCGCGGACCCCTcaacgagggcggcctcttcTTCGAGCGCCAGGGCTACCACTACCCCTACCCGCCCCTTGACAAGTTCTCCTCCAAcggccagggcagccgcCCCAtggacggcctcgacagGCCCGGCCTCGCCTTCTACACCACCCTCGTCACCCTCAacctccccgccgacgagtaCGACATCCCCCTGTCCATTGCATTTGGCaagagcgacgacgccaacgcaAAGGCTTACCGCGCCATCCTCTACGTCAACGGCTTCCAGTTTGGCAAGTACGCATCCAACATCGGTCCCCAGACCGAGTTCCCCGTTCCCGAGGGCATCCTCAACCACCGCGGCGACAACTGGattggcgtcgccgtctgggcTCTCGAGGAGGGTGGCGCCAAGGTTCCCATCCTCAAGATCAAGGCTAGCACTCCCGTCTTGACCGGTAGGGAGACGGTCCATCTGGTTCGCGGGCCAAAGTACACCACACGCGAGAGTGCATATTGA